One region of Ornithinibacter aureus genomic DNA includes:
- a CDS encoding electron transfer flavoprotein subunit beta/FixA family protein, with product MTNVLVCVKRAPDPTGEVVLTDDGLRVDGRYAGYTTSAHEESAVALAVQLTEGSDGTVTVLSVGSEDSIEQIRAGIAVGATDGILVEADADLLGPADVADAIAQAVRARAEAGTTYDLVLLGNDAADTGDFQVGVRLAYLLDRPVAAGIQQVEVSDGRATLRGEGPDGTEVFEVDLPAVVTVLEGGVAPKYPSVMGRMRAKKAPVETVAWTGSAAGSGRQVLTVPEAPPSQVTVIGEGAAAAPALVSVLRELGVVSR from the coding sequence GTGACCAACGTCCTCGTCTGCGTCAAGCGCGCGCCCGACCCCACCGGTGAGGTCGTGCTCACCGACGACGGCCTGCGTGTCGACGGCCGCTACGCCGGGTACACCACGAGCGCCCACGAGGAGTCCGCGGTGGCGCTCGCGGTGCAGCTCACCGAGGGCTCCGACGGCACGGTCACCGTGCTGTCGGTGGGTTCCGAGGACAGCATCGAGCAGATCCGTGCGGGCATCGCGGTCGGCGCCACCGACGGCATCCTCGTCGAGGCCGACGCCGACCTGCTCGGCCCGGCCGACGTCGCCGACGCCATCGCCCAGGCGGTGCGCGCCCGCGCTGAGGCGGGGACCACCTACGACCTCGTCCTGCTCGGCAACGACGCCGCCGACACCGGCGACTTCCAGGTGGGTGTCCGCCTGGCCTACCTGCTCGACCGACCCGTCGCCGCGGGCATCCAGCAGGTCGAGGTCAGTGACGGCCGCGCCACGTTGCGCGGAGAGGGCCCGGACGGCACCGAGGTGTTCGAGGTCGACCTACCCGCGGTGGTCACCGTGCTCGAGGGCGGCGTCGCGCCGAAGTACCCGAGCGTCATGGGGCGCATGCGCGCCAAGAAGGCCCCCGTCGAGACCGTGGCCTGGACAGGGTCTGCCGCCGGGTCCGGCCGTCAGGTGCTCACGGTGCCCGAGGCGCCGCCGAGCCAGGTGACCGTCATCGGTGAGGGTGCCGCCGCCGCGCCCGCCCTCGTCTCCGTCCTGCGCGAACTGGGAGTGGTGTCGCGATGA
- the betT gene encoding choline BCCT transporter BetT, which produces MSNDARARAVAGPPVRVPVFAASLIGVLVMAIWALAAPTSAESALGSVTAWVTEWFGWFYVLLATAVLVFVLYLGVSRYGHIRLGPDHSRPEFSTFAWASMLFAAGIGTDVMFYSVVEPASQYMAPPVLEAETVEAARDATVWTLFHYGITGWGMYALMGIALGYFCHRMGLPLAVRSALQPILGRRIEGPIGHAVDTAAVLGTIFGVATSLGIGVVFLNVGLNLLFGVSVGTGAQIALAALAVIMAAVSATTGVDKGIRFLSQLNVLLALGLAGWILATGNTSFILNAVVANVGDFARSFPAKTMETFPFIDNAEWMSSWTLFFWAWWVAWASFVGLFLARISRGRTIRQFVAGTMIIPFLYIVMWISIFGNATIERIRGGDAEFATLAQDFTGAGFYELLKGYPAANVVIALAVFVGLLFYVTSADSGALVMANLCSRLETGSEDAAAWQRILWAAVTGLLTIAMLIVGGIVALQYATIIFGLPFAFVLVLVMLGLLKALRREGRRVDSGAHTMSAKLSARGSDGDAQPASLWKTRLARLTNFVDRADAQTHLEGVVRPALDEVAEELGRLGVDSEVSSDLVGPEGAAQSAVTLRTLSEDEPFIYRVVLTEGPVPTYGGRMIQARDTHARLEVHLEAGGQDYDVMGYSRGQIIHDCLDNYEQHLQFLRLGSSTKG; this is translated from the coding sequence ATGAGCAACGACGCTCGAGCCCGCGCCGTGGCCGGACCGCCGGTCCGTGTTCCCGTCTTCGCTGCCTCCCTGATCGGCGTGCTCGTCATGGCGATCTGGGCACTGGCTGCCCCTACCTCTGCCGAGAGCGCCCTCGGGTCGGTGACGGCCTGGGTCACCGAGTGGTTCGGCTGGTTCTACGTCCTGCTCGCGACCGCCGTCCTGGTCTTCGTGCTCTACCTCGGGGTGTCGCGGTACGGCCACATCCGGTTGGGCCCGGACCACTCGCGCCCCGAGTTCTCCACCTTCGCCTGGGCCTCGATGTTGTTCGCGGCGGGTATCGGCACCGACGTCATGTTCTACTCCGTCGTCGAGCCGGCCAGCCAGTACATGGCTCCTCCCGTCCTCGAGGCCGAGACCGTCGAGGCTGCCCGTGACGCGACGGTGTGGACGCTGTTCCACTACGGCATCACCGGGTGGGGCATGTATGCCCTCATGGGAATAGCCCTGGGGTATTTCTGTCACCGCATGGGGCTACCTCTGGCCGTCCGTTCGGCGCTCCAGCCGATCCTCGGTCGCCGCATCGAAGGGCCCATCGGCCACGCGGTCGACACGGCGGCTGTGCTCGGCACGATCTTCGGCGTCGCCACCTCGCTCGGAATCGGCGTCGTCTTCCTCAACGTCGGCCTGAACCTGTTGTTCGGGGTCTCGGTCGGCACCGGCGCGCAGATCGCCCTCGCCGCGCTCGCCGTCATCATGGCTGCCGTGTCGGCGACGACCGGGGTCGACAAGGGCATCCGGTTCCTCTCCCAGCTCAACGTCCTCCTGGCCCTCGGGCTGGCCGGCTGGATCCTCGCCACCGGCAACACGAGCTTCATCCTCAACGCCGTCGTCGCCAACGTCGGCGACTTCGCCCGCTCCTTCCCGGCCAAGACGATGGAGACCTTCCCGTTCATCGACAACGCCGAGTGGATGAGCTCCTGGACCCTGTTCTTCTGGGCCTGGTGGGTTGCCTGGGCGTCGTTCGTCGGGCTGTTCCTTGCGCGCATCTCGCGCGGGCGCACGATCCGCCAGTTCGTCGCCGGCACGATGATCATCCCGTTCCTCTACATCGTCATGTGGATCTCGATCTTCGGCAACGCCACCATCGAGCGGATCCGCGGCGGGGACGCCGAGTTCGCGACCCTCGCCCAGGACTTCACCGGAGCCGGGTTCTACGAGCTCCTCAAGGGGTACCCGGCGGCCAACGTCGTCATCGCCCTCGCCGTCTTCGTCGGTCTGCTCTTCTACGTCACCTCGGCCGACTCCGGTGCGCTCGTCATGGCCAACCTGTGCAGCCGGCTGGAGACCGGGTCCGAGGACGCCGCTGCGTGGCAGCGCATCCTGTGGGCAGCCGTGACCGGCCTGCTCACGATCGCGATGCTCATCGTGGGCGGAATCGTGGCCCTGCAGTACGCGACGATCATCTTCGGCCTACCCTTCGCCTTCGTCCTGGTCCTCGTGATGCTCGGCCTCCTCAAGGCCCTGCGGCGCGAGGGTCGCCGGGTCGACAGTGGGGCCCACACCATGTCGGCGAAGCTGTCCGCTCGCGGCAGTGACGGCGACGCCCAACCGGCATCCCTGTGGAAGACCAGGTTGGCTCGGCTGACCAACTTCGTGGATCGAGCGGACGCCCAGACGCATCTCGAGGGCGTCGTGCGGCCAGCCCTGGACGAGGTTGCCGAGGAACTCGGACGACTCGGTGTGGATTCCGAGGTCTCGTCGGATTTGGTCGGCCCCGAGGGCGCCGCGCAGTCAGCCGTCACCCTGCGCACGCTGTCCGAGGACGAGCCGTTCATCTACCGGGTGGTCCTGACCGAGGGGCCCGTCCCCACGTACGGCGGACGGATGATCCAGGCCCGCGACACCCATGCCCGCCTCGAGGTGCACCTCGAAGCCGGCGGTCAGGACTACGACGTCATGGGCTACAGCCGAGGGCAGATCATCCACGACTGTCTGGACAACTACGAACAACACCTCCAGTTCCTCCGTCTGGGCAGCTCCACCAAGGGCTGA
- a CDS encoding BCCT family transporter, with protein MADTLSTERVDQHGNGRRRQGVDKVVFGVAAGLALVFLLYGSLDSEGFGETGGTALSWITTNFGWFFVLTSGAFLLFSVFLAATRYGNIKLGADDSVPEFSTFSWVSMMFATGMGIGLMFYGVAEPLTHLNTPPMGMAEPGSEEAAHLAMEYTFFHWGFHPWSMYAVIGLAIAYFAYRKGNGNLISAAFRPLLGDRVDGPAGRGIDILAILATLFGSATSLGLGALQITGGLANVFDNEGYGTTAAALVIAVLTLCFVISAVSGVDKGIKWLSNANAIAAGLLVFFLFVVGPTVFILSTFTESIGGYLTHLPTMSFRTGVFGGSEWLNGWTIFYWAWWVSWTPFVGMFIARISKGRTIRQFVVFVIAVPSLVSFVWFSILGGAAFDLQLNEGKDMAALVESGLESTLFDTLRSFPLSSVTVVLAVFLIAIFFITGADSASIVMGMLSENGAEEPKRGLVVFWGVATGAVATVLLFADGLSALQTGVIIIGFPFLIVLIGLCVSLWKSLREETFESTLRDPLRKVVVATKHGDGTRSGS; from the coding sequence ATGGCAGACACCTTGAGCACCGAACGCGTGGATCAGCACGGCAACGGCAGACGGCGGCAGGGGGTGGACAAGGTCGTCTTCGGAGTTGCCGCGGGCCTGGCCCTGGTCTTCCTCCTCTACGGCTCACTCGACAGCGAAGGGTTCGGGGAGACGGGAGGCACTGCCCTGTCGTGGATCACGACGAACTTCGGCTGGTTCTTCGTCCTCACCAGCGGTGCGTTCCTGCTGTTCAGCGTCTTCCTCGCGGCGACCCGCTACGGCAACATCAAGCTCGGCGCCGACGACTCGGTGCCGGAGTTCTCGACCTTCTCGTGGGTGTCGATGATGTTCGCGACGGGCATGGGCATCGGTCTGATGTTCTACGGCGTCGCCGAGCCGCTCACCCACCTCAACACCCCACCGATGGGCATGGCCGAACCCGGGAGCGAGGAAGCCGCCCACCTGGCCATGGAGTACACGTTCTTCCACTGGGGATTCCACCCGTGGTCGATGTATGCCGTGATCGGTCTGGCCATCGCCTACTTCGCCTACCGCAAGGGCAACGGCAACCTCATCAGCGCCGCCTTCCGTCCCCTGCTCGGTGACCGGGTCGACGGCCCAGCCGGCCGCGGGATCGACATCCTGGCAATCCTCGCGACCCTGTTCGGCTCGGCGACCTCGCTCGGTCTGGGCGCCCTGCAGATCACCGGCGGTCTCGCCAACGTGTTCGACAACGAGGGGTACGGCACCACCGCGGCAGCACTGGTCATCGCCGTGCTGACCCTGTGCTTCGTCATCTCCGCGGTCAGTGGCGTCGACAAGGGCATCAAGTGGCTGTCCAACGCCAACGCGATCGCCGCCGGACTGCTCGTGTTCTTCCTGTTCGTCGTCGGCCCGACCGTCTTCATCCTCTCGACGTTCACCGAGTCGATCGGCGGCTACCTCACGCACCTGCCGACCATGAGCTTCCGCACCGGGGTCTTCGGTGGCAGCGAGTGGCTCAACGGCTGGACGATCTTCTACTGGGCCTGGTGGGTCTCCTGGACCCCCTTCGTCGGCATGTTCATCGCCCGCATCTCCAAGGGCCGCACGATCCGCCAGTTCGTCGTCTTCGTCATCGCGGTTCCGTCCCTGGTCTCCTTCGTCTGGTTCTCGATCCTCGGTGGCGCCGCCTTCGACCTGCAGCTGAACGAGGGCAAGGACATGGCGGCCCTCGTCGAGTCGGGCCTGGAGAGCACGCTGTTCGACACCCTGCGCTCGTTCCCCCTGTCCTCGGTCACGGTCGTGCTCGCGGTCTTCCTGATCGCGATCTTCTTCATCACCGGGGCCGACTCGGCCTCCATCGTCATGGGGATGCTCAGCGAGAACGGCGCCGAGGAGCCCAAGCGCGGGCTGGTCGTCTTCTGGGGTGTCGCGACCGGTGCGGTAGCGACGGTGCTGCTGTTCGCCGACGGGTTGTCGGCCCTGCAGACCGGGGTCATCATCATCGGCTTCCCGTTCCTCATCGTGCTGATCGGCTTGTGCGTCTCGCTGTGGAAGTCACTGCGCGAGGAGACCTTCGAGTCCACCCTGCGTGACCCGCTGCGCAAGGTGGTCGTCGCGACCAAGCACGGCGACGGCACCCGCAGCGGCAGCTGA
- a CDS encoding GcvT family protein gives MASLPSSARCVIIGAGIVGNSLAYHLAELGWTDIVQLDKGPLPNPGGSTGHASNFIFPVDHSREFADITLDSVRQYKELGVFTESGGYEVARTQERMEELRRRMSSAKAWGIPAELVTPEQVVEKVPFLDPNVIIGAAWFPTVGVVDSLRAGTIMRERAVEKGALTTVPNVEVTGIEVVEGRIRAVETTQGRIEAETVVIACGVWSPKIARMAGARIPLTPAVHQMISVGPCEVLTERPGEISYPIVRDMDTFCYERQHGSDMEVGSYAHRAILWDPEDIPSIEQSKLSPTELPFTEDDFDPQLEQALELMPELLGDERAEIRYAINGLLSLTPDGYPILGETPEVKGLWSAAAVWIKEGPGTARAVAEWMTHGNPEIDLGHSDIARFHPHQKTRAHVKARTSESFIKTYGIVHPGEQYESNRNIRLAPMHASERELGAVFYETAGWERPFWYESNAGLVEKFGDACMPRENEWDSRWWSPIINAEHLQMRETAGLVDLSAFVIFDVIGPQALAAVQNIIVAQADVRIGRVVYTPVLDETGGFRSDLTVMRLAHDHFRVVTGGAHGMADKKWFSDRMPEGAVVVDLTSSWTTIGIWGPKAREIVSAITDSDMSHQGFPFGTCREIEVGSLHVLASRISYVGEYGWELYTPMEAGAALWERLLEVGTPLGMVPVGIGVYGTTGRLEKGYRAYGAELDSERTLMETGMSRAKWKDQDFVGKDAVIAQAQQAPKAVLCTLTVDDHTSASGVKRYMLGGEPILTRDGGILTDGHGHHPYVTSAGSAPSLGKHLLMAFLPPEQAVVGTELAVSYMEELYPVTVAAADATPLFDPENNRIRGLA, from the coding sequence ATGGCCTCCCTTCCTTCTTCCGCCCGCTGCGTCATCATCGGCGCCGGCATCGTCGGGAACTCGCTCGCCTACCACCTGGCCGAGCTCGGCTGGACCGACATCGTCCAGCTCGACAAGGGCCCGCTGCCCAACCCCGGTGGCTCCACGGGTCACGCGAGCAACTTCATCTTCCCGGTCGACCACTCACGCGAGTTCGCCGACATCACGCTGGACTCGGTGCGCCAGTACAAGGAGCTGGGCGTCTTCACCGAGTCCGGCGGCTACGAGGTCGCACGCACGCAGGAGCGCATGGAGGAACTGCGCCGCCGGATGAGCAGCGCGAAGGCCTGGGGCATCCCCGCCGAGCTGGTCACCCCCGAGCAGGTCGTCGAGAAGGTCCCCTTCCTCGACCCGAACGTCATCATCGGTGCCGCCTGGTTCCCGACCGTCGGCGTCGTCGACAGCCTGCGCGCCGGCACGATCATGCGCGAGCGCGCCGTCGAGAAGGGCGCCCTGACGACCGTCCCGAACGTCGAGGTCACCGGCATCGAGGTGGTCGAGGGTCGCATCCGCGCGGTCGAGACCACCCAGGGTCGCATCGAGGCGGAGACGGTCGTCATCGCCTGCGGTGTCTGGAGCCCGAAGATCGCCCGCATGGCCGGCGCCCGCATCCCCCTCACCCCCGCGGTGCACCAGATGATCTCGGTCGGCCCGTGCGAGGTGCTCACCGAGCGTCCCGGTGAGATCAGCTACCCGATCGTTCGCGACATGGACACCTTCTGCTACGAGCGTCAGCACGGCTCGGACATGGAGGTCGGCTCCTACGCCCACCGCGCCATCCTCTGGGACCCCGAGGACATCCCCTCCATCGAGCAGAGCAAGCTCTCCCCCACCGAGCTGCCGTTCACCGAGGACGACTTCGACCCGCAGCTCGAGCAGGCCCTCGAGCTCATGCCCGAGCTCCTGGGCGACGAGCGCGCCGAGATCCGCTACGCCATCAACGGGCTGCTCTCGCTGACCCCCGACGGCTACCCGATCCTCGGCGAGACGCCCGAGGTCAAGGGCCTGTGGTCCGCGGCCGCCGTGTGGATCAAGGAGGGTCCGGGCACCGCCCGCGCCGTCGCCGAGTGGATGACGCACGGCAACCCCGAGATCGACCTCGGCCACTCTGACATCGCGCGCTTCCACCCGCACCAGAAGACCCGGGCGCACGTCAAGGCGCGCACCTCCGAGTCGTTCATCAAGACCTACGGCATCGTGCACCCCGGCGAGCAGTACGAGAGCAACCGCAACATCCGGCTGGCCCCCATGCACGCGTCCGAGCGCGAGCTCGGCGCGGTGTTCTACGAGACGGCCGGCTGGGAGCGCCCGTTCTGGTACGAGTCCAACGCCGGGCTCGTCGAGAAGTTCGGCGACGCGTGCATGCCCCGCGAGAACGAGTGGGACTCGCGCTGGTGGTCGCCGATCATCAACGCCGAGCACCTCCAGATGCGCGAGACCGCCGGCCTGGTCGACCTGTCGGCCTTCGTCATCTTCGACGTCATCGGTCCCCAGGCGCTGGCCGCGGTGCAGAACATCATCGTCGCCCAGGCCGACGTGAGGATCGGCCGCGTCGTCTACACCCCGGTGCTCGACGAGACCGGTGGCTTCCGCTCCGACCTCACGGTCATGCGCCTGGCCCACGACCACTTCCGCGTGGTCACCGGTGGCGCCCACGGCATGGCCGACAAGAAGTGGTTCAGTGACCGGATGCCGGAGGGCGCCGTCGTCGTCGACCTCACGTCGAGCTGGACGACCATCGGCATCTGGGGCCCCAAGGCCCGCGAGATCGTCTCCGCCATCACCGACTCCGACATGTCGCACCAGGGCTTCCCGTTCGGCACGTGCCGTGAGATCGAGGTCGGCTCGCTGCACGTCCTCGCGTCGCGGATCTCCTACGTCGGTGAGTACGGCTGGGAGCTGTACACGCCGATGGAAGCCGGCGCCGCCCTGTGGGAGCGCCTGCTCGAGGTCGGCACGCCGCTCGGCATGGTCCCCGTCGGCATCGGTGTCTACGGCACGACCGGCCGCCTCGAGAAGGGCTACCGCGCCTACGGTGCCGAGCTCGACAGCGAGCGCACCCTCATGGAGACCGGCATGTCGCGCGCGAAGTGGAAGGACCAGGACTTCGTCGGCAAGGACGCCGTCATCGCCCAGGCTCAGCAAGCCCCCAAGGCAGTGCTGTGCACCCTGACCGTCGATGACCACACCTCCGCCAGTGGCGTGAAGCGCTACATGCTCGGCGGCGAGCCGATCCTCACCCGCGACGGCGGCATCCTCACCGACGGCCACGGCCACCACCCCTACGTGACGTCCGCGGGCTCGGCCCCGAGCCTGGGCAAGCACCTGCTCATGGCCTTCCTGCCACCCGAGCAGGCCGTCGTCGGCACCGAGCTCGCCGTCTCATACATGGAGGAGCTCTACCCGGTCACGGTGGCCGCCGCGGACGCGACGCCCCTGTTCGACCCGGAGAACAACCGCATCCGGGGGCTCGCGTGA
- a CDS encoding aldehyde dehydrogenase family protein codes for MLHVVQPVGGAVAELFIDGQWRPAADGATRDIRCPADGSFVATVAEASEVDTLAAIAAARAAFDDGEWPTMPTSARGEVLSRVADLLERDSAQIARAEALDTGKRYVEAEYDVADVVSVFRHYAKVASTASDAGRVADVGREGVESTIRKEPIGVCALITPWNYPLLQASWKVAPALAAGDTFVLKPSEITPHSSVHLIRILDEAGVPAGVANLVLGTGAGCGGPLSSDPRVDLVSFTGSLAVGRHLMAAAAPTVKRVALELGGKNPNIVFADADREAALDNAMTAVFLHSGQVCSAGARLIVEESIAEEFVDEIIARARGIRLGGPFDDAAQTGPLTSEAHLRKVEAYVATGIAEGARLRLGGERATEGDLADGYYFPPTVFDRCRSDMSIVQEESFGPVLTVETFTTEDEAVTLANDSIFGLAGAIWTTDQSRADRIARRLRMGTVWINDYHPYVAQAEWGGYKQSGIGRELGELGLEEYQETKHVWRNTAPAPSGWWT; via the coding sequence ATGTTGCACGTGGTGCAACCAGTGGGAGGTGCCGTGGCGGAGCTGTTCATCGACGGTCAATGGCGACCGGCTGCGGACGGCGCAACACGCGACATCCGCTGCCCCGCAGACGGCTCGTTCGTCGCCACCGTCGCCGAGGCCAGCGAGGTCGACACCCTCGCCGCCATCGCCGCAGCCCGCGCCGCCTTCGACGACGGCGAGTGGCCGACCATGCCGACGTCGGCACGGGGCGAGGTGCTCTCCCGGGTCGCCGACCTCCTCGAGCGCGACTCGGCGCAGATCGCCCGCGCCGAGGCGCTCGACACCGGCAAGCGCTACGTCGAGGCCGAGTACGACGTCGCGGACGTCGTCTCGGTCTTTCGCCACTACGCGAAGGTCGCGTCCACGGCATCCGATGCCGGTCGCGTCGCCGACGTCGGGCGCGAGGGTGTCGAGAGCACGATCCGCAAGGAACCGATCGGCGTGTGTGCCCTCATCACGCCGTGGAACTACCCCCTCCTGCAGGCCAGCTGGAAGGTCGCCCCGGCACTCGCGGCCGGCGACACCTTCGTGCTCAAGCCCAGCGAGATCACCCCGCACTCCAGCGTGCACCTGATCCGCATCCTCGACGAGGCCGGCGTGCCCGCAGGAGTCGCGAACCTCGTGCTCGGCACCGGCGCCGGCTGCGGCGGGCCGCTGTCCAGCGACCCCCGCGTCGACCTGGTCTCGTTCACCGGCAGCCTGGCTGTCGGGCGACACCTCATGGCGGCGGCCGCACCGACGGTCAAGCGGGTGGCGCTGGAACTCGGCGGCAAGAACCCCAACATCGTCTTCGCCGACGCCGATCGCGAGGCAGCCCTCGACAACGCGATGACCGCGGTCTTCCTGCACTCCGGCCAGGTCTGCTCCGCCGGGGCGCGGCTGATCGTCGAGGAGTCCATCGCCGAGGAGTTCGTCGACGAGATCATCGCGCGCGCCCGCGGCATCCGGCTCGGCGGCCCGTTCGACGACGCGGCCCAGACCGGGCCGCTGACGAGCGAGGCCCACCTGCGCAAGGTGGAGGCCTACGTCGCCACGGGGATCGCCGAGGGCGCCCGGCTGCGCCTGGGTGGCGAGCGCGCGACCGAGGGTGACCTCGCTGACGGCTACTACTTCCCGCCCACCGTGTTCGACCGGTGCCGCAGCGACATGAGCATCGTGCAGGAGGAGTCGTTCGGGCCGGTGCTGACCGTCGAGACCTTCACCACCGAGGACGAGGCGGTCACGCTGGCGAACGACTCGATCTTCGGGCTCGCGGGCGCCATCTGGACCACCGACCAGTCCCGGGCCGACCGCATCGCCCGCCGCCTGCGGATGGGCACGGTCTGGATCAACGACTACCACCCCTACGTCGCCCAGGCGGAGTGGGGCGGCTACAAGCAGTCCGGCATCGGGCGTGAGCTCGGTGAGCTCGGCCTCGAGGAGTACCAGGAGACCAAACACGTGTGGCGCAACACCGCGCCCGCCCCCTCAGGATGGTGGACATGA
- a CDS encoding IclR family transcriptional regulator yields the protein MRTTSRSPSGTVQSVDRAVTILELLAVHGTAGVTQLARDLGVHKSTASRLVAALERRRLVEQVEERGAYRLGVGVLKLAGATTARLDLTQEARPVCRRLAAETGETVNLAVLAGGAVLYVDQVSGTSTLSSYNWVGQHIPIHATSNGKVLVSEFEGADLTRVLGELIAYTPSTVTDRTRLDSELALVREQGFAIATDELDVGLTAVAAPVRDAHGDVVASVSVSGPSFRFDEDRIAEIVPLVRTATTEISGLLAHVPPER from the coding sequence ATGCGCACCACAAGCCGATCACCGTCGGGCACCGTGCAGTCGGTCGACCGCGCGGTCACGATCCTCGAACTCCTCGCAGTGCACGGCACGGCGGGTGTCACCCAGCTGGCGCGCGACCTCGGGGTCCACAAGTCGACGGCCAGTCGGCTCGTCGCAGCACTCGAACGGCGGCGGCTCGTCGAGCAGGTCGAGGAACGCGGTGCCTACCGGCTGGGTGTCGGGGTGCTGAAGCTGGCCGGGGCCACGACCGCACGACTCGACCTCACCCAGGAGGCGAGGCCCGTGTGCAGGCGGCTGGCCGCGGAGACCGGGGAGACGGTCAACCTCGCCGTGCTGGCCGGCGGAGCGGTGCTCTACGTCGACCAGGTGTCGGGCACGTCGACGCTGTCGTCCTACAACTGGGTCGGGCAGCACATCCCCATCCACGCGACGAGCAACGGCAAGGTCCTGGTCAGCGAGTTCGAGGGCGCGGACCTGACGCGCGTGCTCGGCGAGCTCATCGCCTACACGCCGTCGACCGTCACCGACCGGACGCGGCTGGACAGTGAACTCGCCCTCGTGCGGGAGCAGGGCTTCGCCATCGCCACCGACGAACTCGACGTCGGCCTGACGGCGGTGGCAGCTCCCGTGCGGGACGCGCACGGTGACGTCGTCGCCTCCGTCAGCGTGTCCGGCCCCTCCTTCCGCTTCGACGAAGACCGGATCGCCGAGATCGTGCCCCTCGTGCGCACCGCCACGACCGAGATCAGCGGCCTCTTGGCACACGTTCCGCCGGAGCGCTGA
- the betA gene encoding choline dehydrogenase encodes MPDRASEALARTTLGAAPDRVDVVVVGGGSAGCVIANRLSADAGTSVLVLEAGRADLKIDPFIHMPAALPFPIGSRFYDWKYESEPEPHMNGRRIYHARGKVLGGSSSINGMIFQRGNPMDYERWAADPGMESWDFAHCLPYFKKMETCRAGADEWRGGSGPLILERGPATNPLFGAFFAAAVEAGYPLTDDVNGYRQEGFAKFDRNINRGRRWSAARAYLHPVMNRPNLHVRTLAMTTRILFEGTRAVGVEYTQLGATHTVRAGEVVLCGGAINTPQLLQLSGVGNADELKALGITPVADVKGVGEHLQDHLEVYIQYASKQPVSIAPGLKYHNRPKLAADWLFFRKGLGATNHFEGGGFVRSNDDVDYPNLMFHFLPIAIRYDGSSPIKGHGYQVHIGPMYSDARGTIKITSTNPMDKPAMRFNYLSTDQDRREWVESIRVARHILGQSAMDPFNDGEISPGPSVETDEEILDWVRKDAETALHPSCTARMGVDDMSVLDPLTMAVHGTQGLRVVDASAMPYVTNGNIYAPVIMLAEKAADLIAGNTPLPPSDAPWYNHRAGSPLHAPTKAT; translated from the coding sequence ATGCCGGATCGCGCCAGTGAGGCGCTGGCCAGGACGACGCTGGGTGCGGCACCGGACCGGGTCGACGTCGTCGTCGTCGGCGGCGGCAGCGCCGGGTGCGTCATCGCCAACCGGTTGTCGGCCGACGCCGGGACCTCGGTGCTGGTCCTCGAGGCCGGCCGGGCCGACCTGAAGATCGACCCGTTCATCCACATGCCGGCGGCGCTGCCGTTCCCCATCGGCAGCCGGTTCTACGACTGGAAGTACGAGTCCGAGCCCGAGCCGCACATGAACGGCCGTCGGATCTACCACGCCCGCGGCAAGGTGCTCGGTGGGTCGAGCTCGATCAACGGGATGATCTTCCAGCGGGGCAACCCGATGGACTACGAGCGCTGGGCCGCCGACCCGGGCATGGAGTCCTGGGACTTCGCCCACTGCCTGCCCTACTTCAAGAAGATGGAGACCTGCCGCGCCGGCGCCGACGAGTGGCGCGGTGGCAGCGGCCCGCTCATCCTGGAACGTGGACCCGCCACCAACCCGCTGTTCGGTGCCTTCTTCGCCGCGGCCGTCGAGGCGGGATATCCCCTCACCGATGACGTCAACGGCTACCGGCAGGAGGGCTTCGCGAAGTTCGACCGCAACATCAACCGCGGCCGTCGGTGGTCCGCGGCCCGCGCCTATCTGCACCCGGTCATGAACCGTCCGAACCTGCACGTGCGCACCCTGGCCATGACCACCCGGATCCTCTTCGAGGGCACCCGGGCGGTCGGGGTCGAGTACACCCAGCTCGGAGCCACCCACACCGTCCGGGCGGGCGAGGTCGTGCTCTGCGGTGGCGCGATCAACACCCCGCAGCTGCTCCAGCTGTCCGGGGTCGGCAACGCCGACGAGCTCAAGGCACTCGGCATCACGCCGGTGGCCGACGTCAAGGGGGTCGGCGAGCACCTCCAGGACCACCTCGAGGTCTACATCCAGTACGCGAGCAAGCAACCGGTGTCCATCGCACCGGGGCTGAAGTACCACAACCGGCCCAAGCTGGCCGCCGACTGGCTCTTCTTCCGCAAGGGCCTGGGCGCGACCAACCACTTCGAGGGTGGTGGCTTCGTGCGCAGCAACGACGACGTCGACTACCCCAACCTGATGTTCCACTTCCTGCCGATCGCCATCCGCTACGACGGGTCGAGCCCGATCAAGGGCCACGGCTACCAGGTGCACATCGGCCCGATGTACTCCGACGCCCGCGGCACCATCAAGATCACGAGCACCAACCCGATGGACAAGCCGGCGATGCGCTTCAACTACCTGTCCACCGACCAGGATCGTCGCGAGTGGGTCGAATCGATCCGCGTCGCCCGCCACATCCTCGGGCAGAGCGCGATGGACCCGTTCAACGACGGTGAGATCTCTCCCGGCCCGAGCGTCGAGACCGACGAGGAGATCCTCGACTGGGTCCGCAAGGACGCCGAGACCGCCCTGCACCCGAGCTGCACCGCTCGCATGGGCGTCGATGACATGTCCGTGCTCGACCCGCTCACCATGGCGGTGCACGGCACCCAGGGCCTGCGGGTCGTCGACGCCAGCGCCATGCCCTACGTGACCAACGGCAACATCTACGCCCCGGTCATCATGCTCGCCGAGAAGGCGGCTGACCTCATCGCGGGAAACACCCCCCTCCCGCCGTCCGACGCGCCGTGGTACAACCACCGCGCGGGCAGCCCGCTCCACGCCCCCACGAAGGCCACCTGA